The DNA window CCATGAGCACGGCGAGCACGGTGGTGAACCCGATCGTCACCATGAGCCCGACCCCGACGCGGCCCGCGCCGAGCGCGACGGCGATGTAGCCGAGCGCCGCCCCCACGGCCACGAGCAGCGTGACCAGGCTGCGCAGGCGCAGCTGCAGCCCGCCGACCAGGGTGACGAGGATGAGCAGCGACGGCGAGAACCACTCGGTGGAGACCTCGCCGGCGAGCACTCCGATGAGCAGCGCGAGCACGGAGAGCGTGATGAGCAGGTTGCGGTCGCGGGCGAGCGGCCCTCTGCGGACGAAACGGACGATGGACACGAGGATGGGCACCCGCGCCAGCGCGGCGCGGACCCGTGGCGGGATCAGCGGCGCCGGACGGGAACTCATGATGGGCCTGACTGTATCGGTCCGCATCCCGTTTGGGCAGTCCACTTGACCAAGGCCTTGATCATTACGTGCGGATATTCGGTGGCTCTCCCCCTTTGCCCGCTCCTACCTTGGACGGATGAGCTTCCCCATCCGTCCGATCGCCGAATCCGAGTGGACGGCGTACGTCAACGTCATGAACGAGGGCTTCGGCTGGACCGCGCCGCCCGGCATGATCGAGCGGTTCAAGGCCGAGACCGAGTTCGACCGGACGCTGGCCGTCTTCGACGGCGAGGTCATGGTGGGCACCACCGGCGTCTTCAGCCTCAGGATGACCGTCCCCGGCGGGCGGCAGCTCCCCGTGGGCGGGGTGACGTCCGTGAGCGTGCTGCCCTCGCACCGGCGCCGCGGCGTGCTGTCGCAGATGATGCGCCGCCAGCTCGCCGACATCCGCGAGCGTGGTGAGGCGGTGGCCGCGCTGTACGCCTCCGAGTCGGGCATCTACGGCCGCTTCGGCTACGGCCGCGCCGCGAGCGAGTTGTCCTTCCGGATCGCGAAGCGCGCGGCGTCGTTCGTGGCGGACGCGCCCGCGGATCCGTCGCTGCGGATCAGGGTGGCCCCGCCGGCCGAGGTGCGGGCCGAGCTGGAGGCCCTGTTCGCGGCCGTGGTGACCGACCGGCCGGGCCGCTACGAGCGGCACGCCGCCTTCTGGGACGGCAACCTCGCCGACGACGAGTCCGACCAGCGCGGGATGGGCGCGCTGCGCTGCGTGCTGGCGGAGGACGGCGGCGGCGTGCGCGGGTACGCGCTGTTCCGGGTCAAGTCGGCCTGGGACGACAACGGGGTGCCCGAGGGCGAGCTGCGGCTGCACGAGCTGGAGGCGGCCGATCCCGCGGCGTACGCACTGCTGTGGCGCCACCTGCTGGACCGGGACCTGGTGACCACGCTGCGGGCGGGCAGCCGGCCGGTGGACGACCCGCTGCAGGCGCTGCTGGCCGACCCGCGCCAGCTCCGCGCGTCCTGGGGCGACGAGCTGTGGGTACGCCTCGTCGAGGTGGACCGCGCCCTGACCGCCCGCGCCTACGCGGCCCCGGTGGACCTGGTGATCGAGGTGGACGACGACGTGTGCCCGTGGAACGCCGGCCGCTGGCGGCTCACCGCGGACCCGTCAGGCGCGGAGTGCAAGCAGGTCGAGGACGAGCCGGACCTCACGGTGCCGGTGGCGGCGCTGGGGTCGGCGTACCTGGGAGAAGGGCAGCTCGGGCCGCTGCTCGGCGCGGGGCTGCTGCGCGAGCACACCCCGGGCGCGGTGCGCGGGCTCGCCACCGCGATGTCCTGGAGCCCCCGGCCCTGGGCGGGCCGGGTCTTCTGAGACGGAGGTTCCCGGGCCCGGGGCCCGGGACGTACGCTCGGAGCATGGCGTTGCAGAGCTTGCAGATCACCGCGACGATCGCCATGCGCGCCCGCGACGTGTCGCGGCCGGCGAAGGAGCAGCAGGAGGCCGCCGACCGGCGGCCCCTGCGTGACGAGATGCCGAGGCGCGAGGCCAAGCGCAAGGGACAGAACGGCTAGCCGGGGGCCGGGCCGTCAGGGCAGCGGCGGGAGCTGGCCGATCGTCTCGTAGGAGGCGAGCTGCGCGATGCGCCGGCTGTGGCGCTCGCTGCCGGAGAAGGCGGTGCCCAGGAAGACCTCGGCGAAGCGGGTGGCGTCGTCGAGGGAGTGCATGCGCGCCCCGAGGCTGACGACGTTGGCGTTGTTGTGCTCGCGGGCCAGGCGCGCGGTGTCCTCGCTCCAGGCCAGGGCCGCGCGGATGCCGCGCACCTTGTTGGCGGCCATCTGCTCGCCGTTGCCGGAGCCGCCGATGACGATGCCGAGGCTCGCCGGGTCGCCGGCGACGCCCTCGGCGGCGCGCAGCACGAACGCCGGATAGTCGTCCTCGGCGTCGTAGACGAAGGGACCGCAGTCGATCACCTCGTGCCCGTGGTCCTTGAGCCAGGACACGAGGTGGTTCTTGAGCTCATAGCCGGCATGGTCGGCACCGATGTAGACACGCACCCGCCCAGTCTTCCACAGCCCCGGGGTAGCGGCTCGCGCACTAGAGTAAGGATCACTTCCGACCACTAATCCTTACGAAGGCAGGGATCATGCGAGAGATCCGCGTCATCGGCGACCCCGTGCTGCGCACGCCCGCCGAGCCGGTCACGGACTTCGACCGCGAGCTGCGCCGCCTGATCGAGGAGATGTTCGAGGCGATGTACGCGGTCGACGGGGTCGGCCTGGCGGCCCCGCAGATCGGCGTGTCGCGGCGGCTGTTCGTGTACGACATCAACAAGCGCAAGGGCCACGTGATCAACCCGGTGCTGACGGTGGACGACCCCGAGGAGATCTCCGACGAGGAGGGCTGCCTGTCGGTGCCCGACCGGCACACCGGGCGGCCGATCTACGCCCCCGTCGCGCGGGCGGCGGGCGTGACCGTGGAGGGGGTGGACCGGCTGCGGCGTCCGGTGCGCGTACGCGCCCGCGGCTCGCTGGCGCGCTGCTTCCAGCACGAGACCGAGCACCTCGACGGCCGGCTGTACGTCGACCGCCTGCCGCGCGACGAGGCCCGCGGGATCATGTCACGCGCCTGATCAGGAGGCGTAGCGTGACCGTATGACTGTGCTTACCGGCAAGGGCGCGTTGGTCACCGGAGGCTCGCGCGGCATCGGCAGGGCCGTCGTGGAGCGGTTGCGGCAGGACGGCGCGGAGGTCGTCTTCTGCTACGAGCGGTCGGAGGAGGCCGCGCGGCGGGTCGCCGAGGAGACGGGCGCGACGGCGGTGCGCGCCGACCTCGGCGTGAGGGAGGATCTGGAGCGGCTGTTCGCCGAGGCGGAGGCCCGGTTGCCCGGGGTGGACATCCTGGTCAACAACGCCGCCACCACC is part of the Nonomuraea coxensis DSM 45129 genome and encodes:
- a CDS encoding GNAT family N-acetyltransferase — translated: MSFPIRPIAESEWTAYVNVMNEGFGWTAPPGMIERFKAETEFDRTLAVFDGEVMVGTTGVFSLRMTVPGGRQLPVGGVTSVSVLPSHRRRGVLSQMMRRQLADIRERGEAVAALYASESGIYGRFGYGRAASELSFRIAKRAASFVADAPADPSLRIRVAPPAEVRAELEALFAAVVTDRPGRYERHAAFWDGNLADDESDQRGMGALRCVLAEDGGGVRGYALFRVKSAWDDNGVPEGELRLHELEAADPAAYALLWRHLLDRDLVTTLRAGSRPVDDPLQALLADPRQLRASWGDELWVRLVEVDRALTARAYAAPVDLVIEVDDDVCPWNAGRWRLTADPSGAECKQVEDEPDLTVPVAALGSAYLGEGQLGPLLGAGLLREHTPGAVRGLATAMSWSPRPWAGRVF
- a CDS encoding ribose-5-phosphate isomerase; amino-acid sequence: MRVYIGADHAGYELKNHLVSWLKDHGHEVIDCGPFVYDAEDDYPAFVLRAAEGVAGDPASLGIVIGGSGNGEQMAANKVRGIRAALAWSEDTARLAREHNNANVVSLGARMHSLDDATRFAEVFLGTAFSGSERHSRRIAQLASYETIGQLPPLP
- the def gene encoding peptide deformylase is translated as MREIRVIGDPVLRTPAEPVTDFDRELRRLIEEMFEAMYAVDGVGLAAPQIGVSRRLFVYDINKRKGHVINPVLTVDDPEEISDEEGCLSVPDRHTGRPIYAPVARAAGVTVEGVDRLRRPVRVRARGSLARCFQHETEHLDGRLYVDRLPRDEARGIMSRA